A portion of the Actomonas aquatica genome contains these proteins:
- the accB gene encoding acetyl-CoA carboxylase biotin carboxyl carrier protein, with protein MDLKQIKQIIELMKRAELSEFAVEEEGFKLKIRRGGATATAGAPGNSTPFVIAAEPSAVSSPAPAPAPTAIGAAAAEPAEEAGVTYIKSPMVGTFYRSPSPDSKPFAEAGTKVTESSVVCIIEAMKIMNEIQAEVKGTILDVLVENGEPVEYGQRLFKVKSA; from the coding sequence TTGGACCTCAAACAGATCAAACAAATCATCGAGTTGATGAAACGCGCCGAACTCAGCGAGTTCGCAGTAGAAGAAGAAGGCTTCAAGCTGAAGATCCGTCGCGGCGGCGCAACGGCCACGGCTGGTGCCCCCGGCAACTCCACTCCCTTTGTTATCGCTGCCGAACCTTCTGCCGTGAGCTCCCCGGCCCCAGCGCCCGCCCCCACCGCCATCGGGGCCGCCGCAGCCGAACCCGCTGAAGAAGCCGGCGTGACTTACATTAAGTCTCCGATGGTGGGCACCTTCTACCGCTCACCCTCCCCGGACTCCAAACCCTTCGCCGAAGCCGGCACCAAGGTGACCGAAAGTTCGGTGGTCTGCATTATTGAGGCCATGAAGATCATGAACGAGATCCAAGCCGAAGTGAAGGGCACGATCCTCGATGTCTTGGTCGAAAACGGCGAGCCCGTGGAATACGGCCAGCGCCTCTTCAAAGTGAAATCGGCCTGA
- a CDS encoding YgfZ/GcvT domain-containing protein, which translates to MRGEDAAEFLQGQFSQDLRGLASGGVAYGFWLGRTGKVEGDSWIVAAGEDAFRVFSRSLLAGALIERLERFIIADDVELADETAAWEASWWSEAAAVEPGDSETSTYVLREGGGLLDGSVIRLVKRREGLSAAELGADAGASQVSEAEVEAARIAGGVPRVPVDIGPNDLPQEGGLETIGVSFNKGCYLGQEVMARLKTTGRVRRRLVVVSGDGEVPAAAASELKDGDKVVAELRSRVGLAKGGWVGLAMAGAALAGQEAGELQRADGGGVVSWRSRGVSG; encoded by the coding sequence GTGAGGGGCGAAGACGCGGCGGAATTCCTGCAAGGGCAGTTTTCGCAGGATTTACGGGGACTGGCGTCGGGCGGGGTAGCCTATGGGTTTTGGCTGGGGCGGACGGGCAAGGTCGAGGGCGACAGTTGGATCGTGGCGGCGGGGGAAGATGCGTTTCGCGTGTTTAGCCGCAGCCTGCTGGCGGGGGCGCTGATTGAACGGCTGGAGCGATTCATCATCGCGGATGACGTGGAGCTGGCGGACGAGACGGCCGCATGGGAGGCGTCGTGGTGGAGTGAGGCGGCGGCGGTGGAGCCGGGGGACTCGGAAACGTCGACCTACGTGCTGCGGGAGGGCGGCGGTTTGTTGGACGGGAGCGTGATCCGGCTGGTGAAGCGGCGCGAAGGGCTGTCGGCGGCGGAGCTGGGGGCGGATGCGGGCGCGTCGCAGGTGAGTGAAGCCGAGGTGGAAGCGGCGCGGATTGCGGGAGGCGTGCCGCGGGTGCCGGTAGATATCGGGCCAAACGATTTGCCGCAGGAAGGCGGTCTGGAGACGATCGGAGTGAGTTTTAACAAAGGCTGTTACCTGGGGCAGGAAGTGATGGCGCGGCTAAAGACGACGGGGCGGGTGCGTCGGCGGCTTGTGGTGGTGAGCGGTGACGGCGAAGTGCCGGCGGCAGCGGCGTCGGAATTGAAGGACGGTGACAAGGTGGTGGCGGAGCTGCGGTCCCGGGTCGGTTTGGCAAAGGGCGGTTGGGTCGGTCTGGCGATGGCGGGCGCGGCGTTGGCCGGACAGGAGGCGGGGGAACTGCAACGGGCGGACGGTGGAGGCGTCGTTTCTTGGCGATCGCGCGGCGTCTCGGGGTGA
- a CDS encoding ABC1 kinase family protein — protein sequence MKLSHLSRYSEILGLLWKYGRSDWVRRLDDSFEPQSADEVDPDSAPEQLADDLEAMGPTYIKLGQVLAGRPDLLPPPYVKALSRLQDNVKPFEFAEVQQAVEEGLGVRLSKAFASFEEEPMAAASLGQVHAAVLRDGREVVVKVQRPGIRERIAEDFEALEGLAEFLDAHTEMGRKVQFGAVLEEFRQTIRRELNYEREAQNLRVVGANLKRFDRIYVPQPIDDYCAREVLTMERVQGRKVTELSPLASLDMELEPLIEQLFESYLQQVLIDGLFHADPHPGNIFVTDDGRLALLDLGMVGYVSIRQQGQLLKVLMGVSEGRGEEAAEAVVQMSERVEAANPREFRREVGKLISRRHDQDLRSLDVGRSLLDLSKLARDSGLRVPSELTVLGKTLMQLESVGRTLEPEFNPAASIQRHVDDLMTKRMKSDLAKGNVFASLLEAKEFAAKLPGRLNRILDVVASSDLQVKVKSQDAKPFLEGLQKIANRITAGMVLGALIVGAALMMRVSSSFQLFGYPGLAILCFLAAAAGGFYLVLSIFVQDYRTKRDLER from the coding sequence ATGAAACTGTCTCACCTTTCCCGCTACAGCGAAATCCTCGGTCTGCTCTGGAAGTATGGCCGCTCCGACTGGGTGCGTCGGCTCGACGACTCGTTTGAACCGCAGTCGGCGGACGAGGTGGATCCGGACAGCGCGCCGGAGCAGTTGGCCGACGATTTGGAGGCGATGGGGCCGACCTACATCAAACTCGGGCAGGTCTTGGCGGGGCGGCCGGATCTGTTGCCGCCGCCGTATGTGAAGGCGCTGTCGCGTCTGCAGGACAACGTGAAGCCGTTTGAGTTCGCCGAGGTGCAGCAGGCGGTGGAGGAAGGACTGGGCGTGCGGCTGTCGAAGGCGTTTGCTTCGTTTGAAGAGGAGCCGATGGCGGCGGCGTCGCTGGGCCAGGTGCATGCGGCAGTGTTACGCGATGGCCGGGAGGTCGTGGTGAAGGTGCAGCGACCGGGCATCCGGGAACGCATCGCGGAAGATTTTGAGGCGCTGGAGGGGCTGGCGGAGTTTTTGGACGCGCACACCGAGATGGGCCGGAAGGTGCAGTTTGGCGCGGTGTTGGAGGAGTTTCGGCAGACGATCCGGCGCGAGCTGAACTACGAGCGGGAAGCGCAGAACCTGCGAGTGGTGGGCGCGAACCTGAAGCGTTTTGACCGCATCTACGTGCCGCAGCCGATCGATGATTACTGCGCGCGGGAGGTGTTGACGATGGAGCGCGTGCAGGGGCGCAAGGTGACGGAGCTGAGTCCGTTGGCGTCACTCGACATGGAGTTGGAGCCGTTGATCGAACAACTCTTCGAGAGCTACCTGCAGCAGGTGCTGATCGACGGGCTGTTCCATGCGGATCCGCACCCGGGAAATATTTTTGTGACCGATGACGGGCGCTTGGCGCTGCTGGATCTGGGCATGGTGGGTTACGTGTCGATCCGGCAGCAGGGGCAGTTGTTGAAAGTGCTGATGGGCGTGAGCGAAGGTCGCGGTGAGGAGGCGGCGGAGGCCGTCGTGCAGATGAGCGAACGAGTGGAGGCAGCCAACCCGCGGGAGTTTCGGCGAGAGGTGGGGAAACTCATTTCGCGACGCCACGATCAGGACCTGCGATCGCTGGATGTGGGCAGGTCGTTGCTGGATTTGAGCAAGTTGGCGCGGGATTCGGGCCTGCGGGTGCCGAGCGAACTGACGGTGCTGGGCAAGACGCTGATGCAACTCGAGTCAGTCGGGCGGACGTTGGAGCCGGAGTTTAATCCGGCGGCCTCGATCCAGCGTCATGTCGATGACCTGATGACAAAGCGGATGAAGTCCGATTTGGCGAAGGGCAACGTGTTCGCCTCGTTGCTGGAGGCGAAGGAGTTTGCGGCGAAGTTACCGGGGCGCCTGAACCGGATTTTGGATGTGGTCGCGAGTTCGGACCTGCAGGTGAAGGTGAAGTCGCAGGATGCGAAGCCGTTTTTGGAGGGGCTGCAGAAAATCGCCAACCGGATCACGGCCGGCATGGTGTTGGGCGCGTTGATCGTGGGCGCGGCGCTGATGATGCGGGTGAGTTCCAGTTTCCAGCTCTTCGGGTATCCCGGGCTGGCGATCCTGTGTTTCCTCGCGGCGGCGGCCGGAGGCTTTTACCTCGTGCTCAGCATTTTTGTGCAGGACTACCGCACCAAGCGGGACTTGGAGCGGTAG
- a CDS encoding DUF6286 domain-containing protein, with protein MSPITDYLSTTPVMTIVIGGGLALLLVLLFLRRPRALPLASNESGQLLISRRALHRMVEACCEQVKGVASANASIKIRKERFTTRLRLKVRPEAKLDAIQGYLTQEITEIYRENLGLTSEIGPIEIKVVGVIPSDPGF; from the coding sequence GTGAGCCCGATCACCGACTATCTTTCCACCACGCCGGTCATGACCATCGTCATCGGCGGAGGTCTAGCCCTGCTCTTGGTGCTGCTCTTCCTGCGCCGCCCGCGTGCCCTCCCGCTCGCCTCCAACGAAAGCGGCCAGCTCCTCATCTCCCGCCGCGCCCTCCATCGCATGGTGGAAGCCTGCTGCGAGCAGGTCAAAGGCGTCGCCTCAGCCAACGCGTCCATCAAGATCCGCAAGGAACGCTTCACCACCCGGCTCCGGCTCAAAGTGCGCCCCGAGGCCAAACTCGACGCGATCCAAGGCTACCTGACCCAGGAAATCACCGAGATCTACCGCGAAAACCTCGGCCTCACCTCCGAGATCGGCCCCATCGAGATCAAAGTGGTCGGCGTGATTCCGTCCGATCCGGGCTTCTGA
- the galK gene encoding galactokinase — protein MMQDRVVSLFQESFGRVPTAVCRAPGRIEFIGNHTDYNGGEVMGAAIDRGLWVAVAPREDGERRFCSDLAPGRVVLQSGVLEPKEGDESWINYPLGVLAGMPEFGLTAPSGFDFAVASDLPTGAGLSSSAAIELSSGLAFLALTEQSLPREELVKLGRWAENHFVGVPCGILDQGVSGFGAENSLVHIDCATTAFSTVPMPEGAHFWIFNTPGGHALVDGAYASRHRECMAAAGVLGVKLLADTTLEALVAAKAQMEPTVFKRAHHVLSEIERVNGVQAALAEGDLATVGKLLVASHRSSQHDFENSTVQLDDVVDRLVECEGVWGARLTGGGFGGAVMALTDERFDAAAAAEVSAAFAEKWGAPATPLHLQAARGAERIC, from the coding sequence ATGATGCAAGATCGAGTTGTTTCCCTCTTTCAGGAAAGCTTTGGTCGGGTCCCGACGGCAGTGTGCCGTGCGCCGGGCCGGATCGAATTTATCGGCAACCACACCGACTATAATGGTGGCGAGGTGATGGGGGCGGCGATCGATCGTGGTTTGTGGGTGGCGGTTGCGCCGCGGGAGGATGGGGAGCGGCGGTTTTGCAGCGATCTCGCGCCGGGGCGGGTGGTACTTCAGAGCGGGGTGCTGGAGCCGAAGGAGGGGGACGAGAGTTGGATCAATTATCCGTTGGGCGTGCTGGCGGGCATGCCGGAGTTTGGGCTCACGGCGCCGAGTGGGTTTGATTTTGCGGTGGCTTCGGATCTGCCGACGGGGGCGGGGTTAAGCAGCAGTGCGGCGATCGAGCTGTCGTCGGGTTTGGCGTTTTTGGCGCTGACGGAGCAGAGCCTGCCGCGGGAGGAGCTCGTGAAACTCGGCCGCTGGGCGGAAAACCACTTCGTGGGCGTGCCGTGCGGCATTCTCGACCAGGGGGTGTCGGGGTTTGGGGCGGAGAACAGTTTGGTGCACATCGACTGTGCGACGACGGCGTTCTCGACCGTGCCGATGCCGGAGGGAGCGCACTTCTGGATCTTTAACACGCCGGGCGGGCATGCGCTGGTCGACGGCGCTTACGCGTCGCGGCATCGCGAGTGTATGGCGGCGGCTGGGGTTTTGGGCGTGAAACTGCTGGCAGATACGACGCTGGAAGCGTTGGTGGCGGCAAAAGCGCAGATGGAGCCGACCGTCTTCAAGCGGGCGCACCATGTGTTGTCGGAGATCGAGCGGGTGAATGGCGTGCAGGCGGCGCTGGCGGAGGGCGATTTGGCGACCGTGGGTAAGCTGTTGGTGGCCTCACACCGCAGTTCTCAGCATGATTTTGAAAACAGCACGGTACAGCTCGATGACGTCGTGGATCGGTTGGTTGAATGCGAAGGCGTTTGGGGCGCGCGTCTGACCGGCGGCGGTTTTGGCGGCGCGGTGATGGCGTTGACCGATGAGCGCTTCGATGCCGCGGCGGCGGCAGAAGTCAGTGCGGCCTTTGCGGAGAAGTGGGGCGCGCCGGCGACACCGTTGCATCTGCAGGCGGCGCGGGGCGCCGAGCGAATCTGTTGA
- a CDS encoding Asp23/Gls24 family envelope stress response protein: MHSQEFPPPPRYDDQPDLGDIKINHNVIAGIVRLAALQVKGVAGVGGGIVDGIGEIFTKKEADHRGVRVLENDDNEYDIEVRLIVAYGSEIGRTAYEVQLDVRKQVIAMTGKEVRKVDVIIEGVRLPSDKSTPEDDLWPEAGGATD; this comes from the coding sequence ATGCACTCTCAGGAATTTCCCCCGCCTCCCCGTTACGACGACCAGCCCGACCTGGGTGACATCAAGATCAACCACAACGTGATCGCGGGCATCGTGCGCCTCGCCGCCCTCCAAGTTAAGGGTGTGGCCGGCGTCGGTGGCGGCATCGTCGACGGCATTGGCGAGATCTTCACCAAGAAGGAAGCCGACCATCGCGGCGTCCGCGTCCTTGAAAACGACGACAACGAATACGACATCGAGGTCCGCCTCATCGTCGCTTACGGGTCCGAGATCGGTCGCACGGCCTACGAAGTCCAACTCGATGTGCGCAAACAGGTCATCGCCATGACCGGCAAAGAGGTGCGCAAGGTCGACGTCATCATCGAAGGCGTCCGCCTCCCGTCCGACAAATCCACGCCCGAAGACGATCTCTGGCCGGAAGCTGGCGGTGCCACCGACTGA
- a CDS encoding 3-deoxy-7-phosphoheptulonate synthase, with protein MQRTSDINVVETRVLPAPETLFAELPKTESQSDFITRVRGDIHRVIFTEDKRFLLVIGPCSIHDLEAGRDYARRLAALAAEVSDRILIVMRVYFEKPRTTVGWKGLIMDPQLDGSHDIETGLRTARAFLREVLDLGLPTATELLDPITPQYIADLICWSAVGARTTESQTHRQMASGLSMPLGFKNGTDGTLGAAINAIKAASQPQTFMGVSVDGRASAIVTRGNPNCHIVLRGGSAGPNYSPEHIAETEAVLTKAGLLPSILVDCSHANSAKKPELQPDVMRAVVEQVTAGSTSIIGAMVESNLAAGSQPFPQPKSDLRYGVSITDGCIDWATTEQLVRDTYAALAPRFS; from the coding sequence ATGCAACGCACGTCCGATATCAATGTCGTCGAGACCCGGGTCCTGCCCGCTCCGGAAACCCTCTTCGCCGAGCTCCCCAAGACGGAATCCCAGTCCGACTTCATCACCCGCGTGCGCGGCGACATCCACCGCGTGATCTTCACCGAGGACAAACGTTTCCTCCTCGTGATCGGTCCCTGCTCCATTCACGACCTCGAAGCCGGCCGCGACTACGCCCGCCGCCTCGCCGCCCTCGCCGCCGAGGTTTCCGACCGCATCCTCATCGTGATGCGGGTCTATTTCGAGAAACCCCGCACCACCGTCGGCTGGAAGGGCCTCATCATGGATCCGCAACTCGACGGCTCCCACGACATCGAGACCGGCCTCCGCACCGCCCGCGCCTTCCTGCGCGAGGTGCTCGACCTCGGTCTGCCGACCGCCACCGAGCTGCTCGACCCGATCACGCCGCAATACATTGCCGATCTCATTTGCTGGTCCGCCGTCGGCGCCCGCACCACCGAGTCGCAAACCCACCGGCAGATGGCCTCCGGCCTCTCCATGCCGCTCGGCTTCAAAAACGGCACCGATGGCACCCTCGGCGCAGCCATCAACGCCATCAAAGCCGCCTCCCAACCCCAGACCTTCATGGGCGTTTCAGTCGACGGTCGCGCCTCCGCCATCGTCACCCGCGGCAACCCCAACTGCCACATCGTCCTGCGCGGCGGCTCCGCTGGCCCCAACTACTCTCCCGAGCACATCGCCGAAACCGAAGCCGTGCTCACCAAAGCCGGCCTCCTGCCCTCGATCTTGGTCGATTGCTCCCACGCCAATTCCGCCAAAAAGCCCGAGCTCCAACCCGACGTCATGCGCGCCGTAGTGGAGCAGGTCACCGCCGGCAGCACCTCCATCATCGGAGCCATGGTCGAGTCCAACCTGGCCGCCGGCAGCCAACCCTTCCCCCAGCCCAAGTCCGACCTGCGCTACGGCGTTTCCATCACCGACGGCTGCATCGACTGGGCCACCACCGAACAGCTCGTGCGCGATACCTACGCCGCGCTCGCGCCACGTTTCAGCTGA
- the accC gene encoding acetyl-CoA carboxylase biotin carboxylase subunit, with amino-acid sequence MIQKVLIANRGEIALRIVRACRELGIKTLAVYSEADVQSLHVQLADEAICIGGPRSDESYLKADRIIAAAEIADVDAIHPGYGFLSENAKFAEQCESCNIKFIGPRAESIRRMGDKAVAKETVRKAGVPIVPGSDGPIANEAEALKLARKIGYPVIIKAVAGGGGRGMRIAHNDVSFAKELHVAKNEAEKAFGNGDVYIEKYIEKPRHIEFQVLADSHGKVVHLGERDCSVQRRHQKLIEEAPSPFLLANPSLRKAMGKAAIKATEAANYENAGTIEFLVDATGNFYFIEMNTRIQVEHPVTEELTGIDLIKQQILIANGEPLPFDQKDITFNRHAIECRINAEDPARNFTPSPGTIGLYYAPGGHGVRVDSHVYSGYQIPPYYDSMIGKLICYGADRKTALERAYRALNEYLIRGIKTTIPIHKAIMSDPTFMEGKATTAYMEDFLARTPTDLFS; translated from the coding sequence ATGATTCAAAAAGTCCTCATCGCGAACCGCGGTGAAATCGCCCTCCGTATTGTCCGCGCCTGTCGCGAACTCGGCATCAAAACCTTGGCGGTCTACTCGGAGGCTGACGTCCAGTCCCTCCACGTCCAACTGGCCGACGAGGCCATCTGCATCGGTGGTCCGCGCAGCGACGAGAGCTATCTCAAGGCCGATCGCATCATCGCCGCCGCCGAAATTGCCGATGTGGACGCCATCCACCCCGGTTACGGCTTCCTATCCGAGAACGCCAAATTCGCCGAACAGTGCGAATCCTGTAACATCAAATTCATCGGCCCCCGTGCCGAGTCCATCCGCCGCATGGGCGACAAGGCCGTCGCCAAGGAAACCGTGCGCAAAGCCGGCGTGCCAATCGTCCCGGGCTCCGATGGCCCTATCGCCAACGAAGCCGAAGCCCTCAAACTGGCCCGCAAGATCGGTTATCCGGTCATCATTAAGGCCGTGGCCGGCGGCGGCGGACGTGGTATGCGTATCGCCCACAACGACGTTTCCTTCGCCAAGGAACTCCACGTCGCGAAAAACGAGGCCGAAAAGGCCTTCGGCAACGGCGATGTCTACATCGAGAAATACATCGAGAAGCCCCGTCACATCGAGTTTCAGGTGCTGGCCGACTCCCATGGCAAGGTCGTCCACCTCGGCGAACGCGACTGCTCTGTCCAGCGTCGCCACCAGAAACTCATCGAAGAGGCGCCCTCCCCTTTCCTCCTCGCCAACCCCAGCCTGCGCAAGGCCATGGGCAAGGCTGCCATCAAAGCCACCGAGGCCGCCAACTACGAGAATGCCGGCACCATCGAGTTCCTCGTCGATGCTACGGGTAACTTCTACTTCATCGAGATGAACACCCGCATTCAGGTGGAACACCCGGTGACCGAGGAGCTCACCGGCATCGACCTGATCAAACAGCAGATCCTCATCGCCAACGGTGAACCGCTCCCCTTCGACCAGAAGGACATCACCTTCAACCGCCACGCCATCGAGTGCCGCATCAATGCCGAGGACCCGGCGCGCAACTTCACGCCCTCCCCGGGCACGATCGGACTCTACTACGCCCCCGGCGGCCACGGCGTGCGCGTCGACAGCCACGTTTACTCCGGCTACCAGATTCCGCCCTACTACGATTCCATGATCGGCAAACTGATCTGCTACGGCGCCGACAGGAAGACCGCCCTCGAGCGCGCCTACCGCGCCCTCAACGAATACCTCATCCGCGGCATCAAGACCACGATTCCCATCCACAAGGCCATCATGTCCGACCCAACCTTCATGGAGGGTAAGGCCACCACCGCCTACATGGAGGACTTCCTCGCCCGCACGCCGACCGACCTGTTCTCCTAA
- a CDS encoding malate dehydrogenase — protein sequence MNSPIRVAVTGAAGQIGYALLFRIASGAMFGPDQPVILQLIEIPNEKAMKALEGVAMELDDCAFPLLKGMVLTDSGEVGFKDANWSLLVGAKPRGPGMERADLLKGNGVIFTAQGEIIDRVAAEDARVAVVGNPANTNTMIAASKAKRLTPDRFTAMVRLDQNRAQAQLAKKAGVDLTTVEDIYIWGNHSPSMYPAFRHATIGGKPAVDVINDNAWLENEFCPVVGKRGAAIIAARGLSSAASAANALVDHVHDLMTPGKVHSIAVKSEGAYGFDPNVWAGMPVRTTTPGSYEILKDYDLSDAFSQEKIAATNAELVGEREMVAEMLG from the coding sequence ATGAATTCTCCCATCCGTGTTGCTGTCACGGGTGCAGCCGGCCAGATCGGCTACGCCCTCCTCTTCCGTATCGCCTCCGGCGCCATGTTCGGCCCCGACCAACCGGTGATTCTTCAACTCATCGAAATCCCCAACGAAAAGGCCATGAAAGCCCTCGAAGGCGTGGCCATGGAACTCGATGACTGCGCTTTCCCGCTCCTCAAGGGCATGGTCCTCACCGATTCCGGTGAAGTAGGCTTCAAGGACGCCAACTGGTCGCTGCTCGTCGGCGCCAAGCCCCGCGGCCCCGGCATGGAGCGCGCCGACCTCCTCAAGGGCAACGGCGTGATCTTCACCGCTCAAGGTGAGATCATCGACCGCGTCGCCGCCGAGGACGCCCGCGTCGCCGTCGTGGGCAACCCCGCCAACACCAACACCATGATCGCCGCCTCCAAGGCCAAGCGACTCACCCCGGACCGCTTCACCGCCATGGTCCGCCTCGACCAAAACCGCGCCCAGGCCCAGCTCGCCAAGAAGGCCGGGGTCGACCTCACCACCGTCGAGGACATCTACATCTGGGGTAACCACAGCCCGTCCATGTATCCGGCCTTCCGCCACGCCACCATCGGTGGCAAGCCCGCCGTCGACGTCATCAACGACAACGCCTGGCTCGAAAACGAATTCTGCCCGGTCGTCGGCAAGCGCGGCGCCGCCATCATCGCCGCCCGCGGCCTCTCCTCCGCCGCTTCCGCCGCCAACGCCCTCGTCGACCACGTGCACGACCTCATGACCCCCGGCAAGGTGCACTCCATCGCCGTGAAGTCCGAAGGTGCCTACGGTTTCGATCCCAACGTCTGGGCCGGCATGCCGGTGCGCACCACCACGCCAGGCTCCTACGAGATCCTCAAGGACTACGACCTCAGCGACGCCTTCTCCCAGGAGAAGATCGCCGCCACCAACGCCGAGCTCGTCGGCGAGCGCGAGATGGTCGCCGAGATGCTCGGTTGA
- a CDS encoding prepilin peptidase produces MLSDLQQIDALFPALFPTAVFIFGALIGSFLNVVIYRVPKGESIVSPPSHCACGQPIKWYDNLPILSWFILRGRARCCGAPYSFRYPAIEAFTGGLFLLCWLTHPPLVAFAGLVLLGLLIPAMFIDLDHMIIPDGITIGGTVVGVMVSFLIPSLHGFGGSGIFVLDGMRSATHAILGVFVGSGLILWIALIAEALLKKEAMGFGDVKFMGVIGAFLGWKGAVFAMFGGAIVGTAWFAIALLIQAVTRQKQSAALRAETPEGEETEVGFGAHVPFGPMLAIAAGTYLLGGYRPFNAYLDQFLQIW; encoded by the coding sequence ATGCTGAGCGACCTGCAGCAGATCGACGCGCTCTTCCCGGCGTTGTTTCCCACGGCTGTTTTTATCTTCGGCGCCCTCATCGGCAGTTTTCTCAACGTGGTCATCTACCGCGTGCCCAAGGGCGAATCGATCGTCTCGCCGCCCTCCCACTGCGCCTGCGGCCAGCCGATCAAGTGGTATGACAATCTACCAATCCTGAGCTGGTTCATCCTCCGCGGCCGCGCCCGCTGCTGCGGCGCCCCCTACTCGTTCCGTTACCCGGCCATCGAGGCCTTCACCGGCGGACTCTTCCTCCTCTGCTGGCTCACCCACCCGCCGCTGGTCGCTTTCGCCGGACTCGTCCTCCTCGGACTGCTCATCCCGGCCATGTTCATCGACCTCGATCACATGATCATCCCCGACGGCATCACGATCGGAGGAACGGTCGTCGGCGTCATGGTCTCCTTCCTTATCCCGTCCCTCCACGGCTTCGGCGGCTCCGGAATCTTCGTGCTCGATGGCATGCGCTCCGCGACCCACGCCATTCTCGGCGTATTTGTCGGTTCCGGCCTGATCCTATGGATCGCCCTCATTGCCGAGGCGCTACTCAAAAAAGAAGCGATGGGCTTCGGCGACGTGAAGTTCATGGGCGTGATCGGAGCCTTTCTTGGCTGGAAGGGCGCCGTTTTCGCCATGTTTGGCGGCGCGATCGTAGGCACAGCTTGGTTCGCCATCGCCCTGCTCATCCAAGCTGTCACCCGCCAAAAACAATCCGCCGCCCTCCGCGCCGAAACCCCCGAGGGCGAGGAGACCGAGGTCGGTTTTGGCGCCCACGTGCCCTTCGGCCCGATGCTGGCCATCGCCGCCGGCACCTACCTGCTCGGCGGCTACCGCCCCTTCAACGCCTACCTCGATCAGTTTTTGCAGATCTGGTAG
- a CDS encoding glycoside hydrolase family 5 protein gives MTPLRRLLLLTLAATLLPLTTAAAEPTFKRGVNISHWMAQHFPGRYATPDRFDAEDAAWIAAHGYDHVRIPIDGRILISLEGNLIAELLEPLDEALTWCQDQNLGVIVDMHYLPGNEFLNDAADNALWTDPALRAAAASLWRQIATKYREHGPWLRFELLNEAVAPANEDLNILNQLLVDAIREVDADRVLYVSSNRWGQFQTVPDLRLFDDPNVHYALHTYEPFFFTHQSTPWSDLKDIPPGDVPFPGSYTVASDSPLAADVIADHGSRTMQLDLAFVQNHYAPVIAWAKEHNVNVVITEFGVYRAADRASTLNWIRANVELCEEAGFGWTVWDYMGGFAIRDAEGNPTAVHEGLFPEK, from the coding sequence ATGACCCCCCTCCGCCGACTCCTCCTTCTCACGCTCGCCGCCACCCTCCTACCTCTCACCACCGCGGCGGCCGAGCCCACCTTCAAACGCGGCGTCAACATCAGCCACTGGATGGCCCAACACTTCCCCGGCCGCTACGCCACGCCCGATCGTTTCGACGCCGAAGACGCCGCTTGGATCGCCGCCCACGGCTACGACCACGTGCGCATTCCCATCGACGGCCGCATCCTCATCAGCCTCGAGGGCAACCTCATCGCCGAACTCCTCGAGCCCCTCGACGAAGCCCTCACGTGGTGCCAGGACCAAAACCTCGGCGTTATCGTCGACATGCACTACCTGCCCGGCAACGAGTTCCTAAACGACGCCGCCGACAACGCCCTCTGGACCGACCCCGCCCTCCGCGCCGCCGCCGCCTCCCTCTGGCGCCAGATCGCCACCAAATACCGCGAGCACGGCCCCTGGCTCCGCTTCGAACTCCTCAATGAAGCCGTCGCCCCCGCCAACGAGGACCTCAACATCCTTAACCAACTCCTCGTCGACGCCATTCGCGAGGTCGACGCCGATCGCGTGCTCTACGTCTCTTCCAACCGCTGGGGCCAGTTCCAGACCGTGCCCGACCTGCGCCTCTTCGACGACCCAAACGTCCACTACGCCCTCCACACCTACGAGCCCTTCTTTTTCACTCACCAGAGCACCCCGTGGTCCGACCTCAAAGATATCCCTCCCGGCGACGTGCCGTTCCCGGGGAGCTACACCGTCGCCTCCGACAGCCCCCTCGCCGCCGACGTGATCGCCGACCACGGCAGCCGCACCATGCAGCTCGACCTCGCTTTTGTGCAGAACCACTACGCCCCGGTCATCGCCTGGGCCAAGGAGCACAACGTCAATGTGGTCATCACCGAATTTGGTGTCTACCGCGCCGCCGACCGTGCCTCCACCCTCAACTGGATCCGCGCCAACGTGGAACTCTGTGAAGAAGCCGGCTTCGGCTGGACGGTCTGGGACTACATGGGCGGCTTCGCCATCCGCGACGCCGAAGGCAACCCCACCGCCGTCCACGAAGGCCTCTTCCCCGAGAAGTGA